Part of the Anopheles coluzzii chromosome 3, AcolN3, whole genome shotgun sequence genome is shown below.
ggctGTAGCTTCACATAACCAGCCACCTGGTTGCTTTTCCCCGATTTCGGGAAACGTTCTGCAAACGTCGATTGCTTTGAAGATTGAGCCAGTCATGTGGGTGCTGAACAGTGGAAGACCCTCATGACTCAGTGTACCCTTGTGCATCCACTTCTACTTCTCGATCACGTCAACGCAGGGTGTAAGGAGGACACTGTCCCTGCGATCACTCAACAGCTTACGGTTAAACAGCATTCGAAACCCATTCTGGTGTACGTGCCGTGCAGTCACGAGAGCGTTGGAGGATGGCGTCGGCTGCTTACAATCTTCCGGCAACGGTGCCTGTTTAGCAGGTGCTACCCCGTTGGCGCTACCTTTGCCGCGCAGAATGTTGAACAACGACTTGCAATTGCTGTCCAGCGATTTGAAGCTGTACGAAATCTTATACCTAATCCGTTTCTCACCCATCAACGTGTTGTCAATTGACTTCAAGCAGTCTACTAATTGGCGTGCCTGCTGCTTGTCCTCAGCCAGCCCAGTAGCTTCGCTGGTAGTGCTAACCGTACTGCTTGTCGATTGCATCGTACCGGTTGCCGTGGAGGAATTGTTAAATTTGCTATCTAAACCGTTCTGCTCGTAAAACAGACTCTCCAAGCTAACGCTCAGCGACTCCAGGCTTAGCAGGCTCGGCTTCAGCACGCTTCGGTCATGCCGCTGCTTCCAAAGCTTCGGATGCCTTACAAGCTGCTTTTGCATTCGCTGCTGTTGATTATTGCactgctgacgctgctgatactgctgatgctgctgaggCTGTGGCTGGTGCGGCTGCTGCGGATAGCCGGACAACCGGCGCTGTTGATGcgtttgctggtgctgctgctgctgctgctgttgctgctgtgctgctggtgtttgGCAGCGGTCTTGAAGCGTTAGTGTTGAGCTACGTTCCGTAACACTAGTGACGACGTTTACAAATTGGTTACTGGTTACTAAATTCTCGTTTTGTCACTGAATTTCGCAGAAGCTAATCTTTTGCGATTCTTTCTGCTCCTCACCCATGCTAATGTCTTCCTCTTTAGGCGATTCTGCCCCACACGGAACTCCGCTTTCGCTAGGAGGCCCCGGGGGGCAGGCTGATTGTCACCGAAGCGCAAGCGTAGATATCGGCGGTGGACGCACCGGTTTGTTTTCGAGGATGCGTTCTATCTCCAGCATCACACCGGTCGATAGCCGTGGCAGTAACTGTAAATTGAGTGACCCAAAATGGAATTATTGTACGACAAACTGCATCCCAAAATCACTGTCTGTAAATAAGATGCAGTGCATAAAAGCTATCAAGCTGTTCATGGCTATGGACTCAGGTGCATGCGTACTTATTTATCCAAATACAATTCAATATCGGCATAGCGATACCCCCTCCTCATTCCCATCACGTTTACCTGTAGCGCTTGCAGGCTTTGGTGCAGCTGTTCGGGTGAAGTTGCACCGAGCAGCAAACACTGTACCGGTTCATGCTTGAGCGACCACGCAATGGACAGCTGTACCGCATTGCAGCCCAGCTTTTCCGCCAGATTGCTAATGTCACGCGCCTTGTCGTACAGCCTGCGTGCTTCGTCCTGCAGATCCTTGCGCAAATGCAACATTACCGCCAGATGGAgaagaaatagaaagaaaagaacacaGATATGTACGCTACAGTGCGGTCTGGTCGCGGATCGTTCACTTACTTCTTTGTTTACTTCGTCCTCAATCCAGGAGTAGCTTTGGCTCTTGCTCTTCAACGATCCCTTCGGTATCCAGAGCTTCTCGCCATTCTGGGCATCGCCCAAATACATGGACAGTGGACCCCAAGCCATAAAACCGACCCCGATCTTGTTGTACATCTCCGGCAGGTAGAGTTCCGCCTTTTCCCGGCAGAACATATGATACTCCGACTGTTCCACGATAGGCGTTACGCAGTTAAACTGACGGCAGTTGGTGTAGGCCTCCATGATCTGCGGACCAGTACACGGTTGAATTAATTATATTCTATGCTATGTTCAATGCAAACAGCACGGTGCTAACGGTGTTCCACCTTACCTCCACCGGTGACCAGCGCGCCGTTCCCCAGTACATTGACCATCCCTGCGATATGACGTAATTCATTGCTCGCACAATTTCTGCAACCAATTCATAACGCAAACAGCCATTAGTTTTGCATTCCGTTTTCGAACTACGGTTCGGCCTCTTTCGCGGCACCATTCCATTAATGAATTGCGGGGTGGGGGGAGTAAAAAACGAAATAGAAAAACTCACCTTCCATCGGACACATCGAGTCCGCCTTGTGCACCAGTATGACGTCGATGTACGGCAGCTGCAACCTTTGCAGGCTCGCTTGGACACTTTCAATGATGTGTTTTCTCGATAATCCGCGCTCTTCGGATCTGGCAAAAGATTACAGCCGAtggtaaaaatattaaaaatagatCTCCATGCACGCACTCATCTGCGAAATGCTGCAACACGTCGGCAGCGCTCTTACTTTGTGCTCCAATAAATTTTGGTTGTTATGACGAAGCTGGTCCGTTTCCATCCTGCCTTTTGAATGATCTTGCCCAGCTCTATTTCCGCACGTGTACCTGGTGTGTTTGGGGGAAGGCGATAGACGTTACAATACAATATGGCATATGGTTCAGCGACGCGGCTCGTTTCCGTTTTGGGAACGCAttagccacacacacacatgcactccCTGCCTACCTGAGTGCGCTTCGGAAAGGTCGAACAGGTTGATGCCGCTATCGACGGCCAGACGCAGGATGGCTTCCGCCTGCTCCTCTGAAACGCCCGGCGAGAAAATGGGCCATGTGCCGAGACCAACGTTCGACACACGCAGGCCACTCTTGCCGAGATTTTTGTAGCGCAAGCCAGGCGTTGTGGTCGCATTGCTGCGTATCTGGATGGCCGGATTCGACCCCAAACTTGTGGAACGACCTGATCAAGTGTTGATGGGAGAGAAGATACACAATGTAAAGCTTATTTTAAACAGGAATTAATGATTATGGTTTATATTCTCCCAAGTATATTTGACTACAAAACCAATATCGTTAATTGCAACATAATTTTCACATGGTCGATACACCCAAACCCGTGAATGATTCGTGATTGTCGTTAATAAAGATTGAATTCTGTTCACAGACTTACCAAAATCAAGCTGAGCAGTCGTGCCACTAAATTCCTCCATGCAATCCAGTGAAGCTATAGGAGCTCGGCACCTGTAACGAGGTGATCAATAAAGGGAATTGCGTGGAACGCGGGACCGCAGGAATATCGGGATGGATTGGGTCACGGAAAAGAAGTTAATTAATTACTGTTGCTCTAATAATTAAGTACGGTACGTAACGCGGCTAAGATCATATTAAGAGCGTGAATGGATGGATATAGACCAGTTGGCCAGTTTAATTACTTTCGATTCTTGTTTTCGTGTCTGTGAGCAATTTTCCGGCCCGTGGAGGAATTCTTCGTGAAAGGAGAGGGATGAGATTGGTTTCTAGTATTCCAATTAAAAGTGTGTGAACGTGCTGATAAGTTTTCCCTCCCTTCGCCGggttgcaacaatcgcaactAACCGACAGTGTTCGGTAATTTCGTTTGCagaattgaacaaaaaacggCATTCTACCAAATCAATCTACCCGATGGTGGTAGGGCCAAATCGAATGCCAAACTGTGAAGATTTTTCCAATTTGTTAGATAGTAACGTCAACCATTCCTAGGAACAGTCGGTTCACCAAAAGCAAGATCAGCCGACTAGCGGCAGCTAATATTAACCATACCGATGTTACCGTACTCTGGCCGCCGCAGCTTAGCATATCTAATTATAAACGGAAGGTAACGCAAAATGATGGGAATTCACTCCCATGACCCAACATTTTTTGTCAACTTTGATTTCTGCTACGAAATGAACATCACCCGTGAAAATCACGCATAAGTGCTGTATGTGGTTCCACCAAGCGGTAGCAAACTAAATTGATGTGATGCCATCGGTATTTCATAGGCCGTGGTGTGCCTTTACTTTTCAActttgtgcacacacacacacacgcacacacaaatcgTATGCTATCTTTTCCCCACTCCGACAAGCACAGCGCGACATTTGTAATGACCAAAAAAATGTTCACCGTGTCCACAAACACCACCCTCCCCGTGAACGCACTGCCGTCATTCGGACGGATCCATTTGTTGGAATTTGTACCTGTAGATTGTAACCGGATTTGAATCCTCACTAATATTGTCATTGTTAACGTTATTGTCGTTATTAGTTTTTGAAGCAACATTACATAACACGATCGACATACCGGAAATGTCCGTTTTTTCCTACaaaatttcctttttccacCAAACTTCACTTATCGTCGTGTCTAGGTGATCAAGGTATAAAGAAAATTTGAACTGACACTGATGTCGATGATGGTGGCTGGTGGCTGGTGGTGACGGCAACGACGACGGCAACGgcggcaacgacgacgacaaagGTGATGTAGATGGGGAACGAGGCAGGACGACACCGACGAGCAGAAGCTGATTAGTACGGCTCTGTACCAGGCAGTGGCGACAGTTTTAGCCGTATCGCTGGCCAGAGACCGACCGAGAGAATTcacaaaattaacacaaaCGCACGAAACGGCACCTACTTTTCGGGTCGAATGAACGCGTACCGGGCACCACTAGACAGATATTCCGTCCCGTCGTGCGAGCACTGGATCTCGCTGCAAAAATCACACTACTGCAGCACCAGGAAAGGAGTCGGAAAGTGTCGCATACGAGTAAAACTGCACTACTTTTCGAAGCGCGACAGCACGAATCTTTTCGCCTGAGAAAAGTCCCAGATCGCATGCTTGCCAACCGACGGCCTGAGGGCAAGAGTGACAAACTTAGTATGCTCTGCGTGCACTAAAGCACACAGCGAGACAAGGCACGAACACGCGCGGCAAGAGATAAAAGAGCTGCAAAACCATGACCGGTGAGAGTTTATAAAAGGGAGAACAATGTGAAAATGCGGATTGACAGAGAGCAATGTGccaagcaaaagaaagagagagattttGGGTGATGAGAGTTGGATAGAGGATatagagaagagagaaagaggaaaagagagaaaatgtgtgtgtgtatgtgtgagagagagagagagagagagaaaaagaggaaagaaGACAAAATATACAAAGGATCTTTAGGATGGTTATGGCAAGCGCGTTGCAGAATGGCAAAATaataagaaagagagagaaactgTAAGAGAAAGCGAAATGATGCActtgtgtgagagagagatagagaaaaaatCTCAATGCTGAGGAAAATTTGATTTTCACATTTTGACATGAACAAACCAAATATGAAAGCAAGGGAAGGAGATAAatacaaaaagcaaaaaagaaaaaaaaacagacagagacacagagagaaagagcgagagatagagaaataGAGACAGAGTTTGTTAGAGGATAagtaataaaacataaaataggAGTAGCATTGGATATGAGAACCGCCAAAACGTGTTCTGTAGCTTTGCAATTTTTATCCTGCGGTACTTTCTGATGTGAGTTCATGCCCAATTTCACACTGGCAGAGCATTTCGTTGTCGAATATTAGcgtcttttgttttgcaacatTCAAACTACAAAGAAACACTCTATTTTTCCTCGCTATATCGTGCTCTTTTGACTCTTTCATAGAAGCTATCTCTTTCGTGTCAAGCACGATCTCACTTTTCGCACACGTTTCACACGATTAtggcgtgagtgtgtgtgtgtgcgttgttttttcttttctttttattttacctCCAAACATCAGGAAAACCGCACAATCACCATGCGTTTTGAAGGACATtgtgaatttgaaattgatttttctcaCCACGTCACCGTTACAACAGCGTGGGGCTTTTCTGTCGCACCTGCTCCTGTGCGGCACACACAAGAAACACGGCACCGCATtacacaccagcaccagcatcgATTTCCGTTGCAGGTACGCAGCTCTGACGATGAATAACTTAGGGATAATTATGCTTATGTAACAACAAAGGATATCCTGGCCCACCGTGCTTCAGTGCCGTTGACGCAGCACCGATGGTATTGAATTGAATCGAGCAAACAATCAACCACTTCCCCAACGACCCCACCAACAACCACACCAAACACCATCATCGTTGCAGACGTTGCCATCACAAGCCTCGGCGTGTCGTCCACCAGCAAAGTCACCATTTCGAATACATTAATTATTGCACTGTTTTTCCTTCTCACGTTATGCTAACGACGGATCGGGATCAATTAAATAATTGAACATGTATGAACACAATGACACcggacacacacgcacgcacgctcacgcacgcacacatacacacagacacgcacggTCGAATAATTGACACCACTAGACACCAAACcggaaacgaaataaataataattcacACTTTTACATAACACTTCATTTACGAAGACGGAAGCTAAACACGACGTTGCGACAACACGGAACGCTGAGAACGCATTGAATTTTCCTGTCCTATGATGTTTATTTCATTGCGTTCTCCACTGACACAGTGCTCCGACGATGTGCCGCTATACTCTCCGAGCCGAGCTGGAAAACACTGAGtttgcgagagagagagtgagagagagagagagcgagagaattttgcttctttccttttttttgtttgttttcatttcactatCCCAACACTACCGTAGCGATCCTTTTCCGAAGCCTGCTACCTCTCGCTGGAATGACGTTGGAAGAGCGAGAGTGGTACCATGCGTACATACATATTCACACAGCCATATACGCACAGCCGTTTTTGAATGAACCATTGCACCAAAACCGCTGCTCGGATATGCAGCATGACGGTGGGTAGGTGAGTGTTATCATACGGTTTTAGCAACCGAGTACAAAAACAAGCCAAAATAGAGCAGGCAATATCTCAAATAGGCTCGAATTTGCAAAAAACGAATATTAAGATGCTTAATAATTAAGCCACGGAAAAAATTATACCGTGCAGACGATTCCCTAATGTAAGGGATCAGATGCGCTCCTATCGTATGATGTGCTTTATCCCCAAATGCTAAGGAATGCTAAACCCAATCACTACAGACGAGTACGAAACAAAACCTACATCATCTTGTGGCAGGCATCCGATTGTGACTGAGAGTATATTGTCGAAATTTCGCTTTCAGTTGAGTCCTGGCGACCCTTGGGAAAGTCTTGCAGGTGCGATGTTTCAGGAAGCCCTTTTTCCTGTGGCACTTTTTGCAAAGCTGCCGCGAGCACGCCTGCTGCACTGCGCTGCTCTTCCTGCAAACAGAGACAGACAGAAGAAATGGTTTTAGTATTACGCTTGATGTATTAGCAtagatgaaataaaatcagacatttagcaaaattaattcattgtttccgttgttggaaaattttgttccAGATCCACCACATCTGCCTGTTTTTACTGTGATTTGAGCAAAACAGCGAACCAGCTTGCGGCGCAAACGTGCATTTAAGGgtataaaataattgattttttgtccGTTGCCGTCGAACTATAGCTGTTGGGCAAAATATCCCTTGACAGTTGAGCGATCAATATCGATTAGCTTTGCTTTACTCTCGTGCACAGTCGGTTTGCAATGCCCCGTACGGTACGACGGAACGAACTTTCCAAGAGAAAGCGACCGTTTGCATAATTGGCGTGAATTTGGCGTTTTGCCAATACGCTCCGCGTACAGTAATCACATGTAGGAAGATTTTGAAAGCAAAAGGGCACTGTCACGTTACCATTGTTTTGGCTTTGGGACGGTACATGTGCAACGGCGATGACtcataaaattgaatttttaatcgaaATGGTATTATACACACCCCTTTACCTGGTACAGCAATAAACATTAAATGGcaagcttttgctttctcgCCAACAGGTGTGCGTGTTGGAGTGCACCTGTTGAAACGACCGAGCCATGCAAAGccgaacattattttacattacCTCCTTCGGTGTTACCGCTGCGGCACTGGTTTGCAAAGTTTCCATGAGAGTTGTGTTGGTGCCACCGAACGACGTGTCCTCGAGCAGGGGAGTTTTTACGCCCGCCAGCAGCACGGGAGACTTCTCCTCCGCTATTGTGTTCGGTGGCGTCCGGCCAGGTGTCGTCGAAATGCTGCCTTCCGCATAGAACGGCTCGGCCTGGCGGAACGTCCTGTCACCCGAACCGGTCGacaacggtggtggtgatgtagTACCGACAGGCACAGTCGCCGTCGTACCAGTAGCCAGTGCTGCCGCCTGTCGCTCCGAACCGAGCTGTGCCTGTCGTTCCCTTTCTTGGGCCCGGCGCTGATTCAACAGTTCGTTGTCGAGCTGCCTTATTTCCCGTGCCTCGCGCTACAACAACACGAAAAACACGAAAcgaatgcaaatgcaaaccGGAGTTGGAGTAAGAATGGACCTTGAAAATGGCTGTTGAAATCTCGACATTAAACACCTGTTGTGACGTACCTTGCAGTTGGCGGCGTCgagcttctgctgcttgtgGTGTTGTTCCCTATCCGCGGAATCATTTTTCTGTCGCTCCTTTGCTTTCTCCTCATCGGCTTGCCCTGTGTGGAGGGTAGTGGTTttgggaaaataattttaaagtaGGTAGTAATGCTTATTGCTCTGCATTGAGTTGGCAGATTTGCTCAGACACTACCACTCAATAAGGTGGCTATTGCTGCCTAATTGAGTTGCAACTATTCAGCAGCTATTTTGTTCTGTACATTAAGAGAATTATTTCTATTGTACTTACTTGAAGAGCTCCCACCAGACGCCCCTGGCGGAGGAAATGAGAACCAAAACTGATGAGCCAGTTTGATGTTCACTACAACGAGAGAGTAAAGATGAAATGCTTTCTTTTCaatcttttatttgtttttttttcttctgctgaactaaataagcaaaatttcCAGCCATCAATTACACCAAAACTGTAGAAATCAAGCACTATTCGAAACACTTTGCAACAGTTAGTTCTGCCACTCCATTTGGCATTGACTTTTTTTATCCAAAAGACGGGactatttgtgtgtgtgtttgtgtgtgtgtgtgtgtgtgtgtgtgtgtgtgtgtgtgtgtgtgtgtgtgtgtgtcagcgtgtttttttgccacAGATGGAATCAATGCAAAACTTTTCAAGGGTGgatctgtttctttttctatgTGCAAAAACTACTCCGCAAGAAGCGGTTGCTCGCGTCGCACATTTTGAAATGGTATAAATGTTCGACCAGATGCCTCTGCCGTCTGAAGATTCACGTTATTTTGGTACGGAAAATGCCACAGAAATTATGATGCGAAAACGGATACCAATTATCAAGGGTGAGAGTGAGAGACTAGAAAGAAGAGgtagaagaagacaaaaaaacataggCCTTTCTCTACCAACCAGCAAAGATCGACGAGAATTCTTTACGACACTAAAC
Proteins encoded:
- the LOC120956060 gene encoding uncharacterized protein LOC120956060 isoform X2, whose product is MRASSFLGKLRSQETFRWSVGGSGLLENFSRLFWPETKLLNIKLAHQFWFSFPPPGASGGSSSRQADEEKAKERQKNDSADREQHHKQQKLDAANCKREAREIRQLDNELLNQRRAQERERQAQLGSERQAAALATGTTATVPVGTTSPPPLSTGSGDRTFRQAEPFYAEGSISTTPGRTPPNTIAEEKSPVLLAGVKTPLLEDTSFGGTNTTLMETLQTSAAAVTPKEEEQRSAAGVLAAALQKVPQEKGLPETSHLQDFPKGRQDSTESEISTIYSQSQSDACHKMMCRAPIASLDCMEEFSGTTAQLDFGRSTSLGSNPAIQIRSNATTTPGLRYKNLGKSGLRVSNVGLGTWPIFSPGVSEEQAEAILRLAVDSGINLFDLSEAHSGTRAEIELGKIIQKAGWKRTSFVITTKIYWSTKSEERGLSRKHIIESVQASLQRLQLPYIDVILVHKADSMCPMEEIVRAMNYVISQGWSMYWGTARWSPVEIMEAYTNCRQFNCVTPIVEQSEYHMFCREKAELYLPEMYNKIGVGFMAWGPLSMYLGDAQNGEKLWIPKGSLKSKSQSYSWIEDEVNKEDLQDEARRLYDKARDISNLAEKLGCNAVQLSIAWSLKHEPVQCLLLGATSPEQLHQSLQALQLLPRLSTGVMLEIERILENKPVRPPPISTLALR
- the LOC120956060 gene encoding uncharacterized protein LOC120956060 isoform X1, whose translation is MRASSFLGKLRSQETFRWSVGGSGLLENFSRLFWPETKLLNIKLAHQFWFSFPPPGASGGSSSRQADEEKAKERQKNDSADREQHHKQQKLDAANCKREAREIRQLDNELLNQRRAQERERQAQLGSERQAAALATGTTATVPVGTTSPPPLSTGSGDRTFRQAEPFYAEGSISTTPGRTPPNTIAEEKSPVLLAGVKTPLLEDTSFGGTNTTLMETLQTSAAAVTPKEEEQRSAAGVLAAALQKVPQEKGLPETSHLQDFPKGRQDSTESEISTIYSQSQSDACHKMMCRAPIASLDCMEEFSGTTAQLDFGRSTSLGSNPAIQIRSNATTTPGLRYKNLGKSGLRVSNVGLGTWPIFSPGVSEEQAEAILRLAVDSGINLFDLSEAHSGTRAEIELGKIIQKAGWKRTSFVITTKIYWSTKSEERGLSRKHIIESVQASLQRLQLPYIDVILVHKADSMCPMEEIVRAMNYVISQGWSMYWGTARWSPVEIMEAYTNCRQFNCVTPIVEQSEYHMFCREKAELYLPEMYNKIGVGFMAWGPLSMYLGDAQNGEKLWIPKGSLKSKSQSYSWIEDEVNKEVSERSATRPHCSVHICVLFFLFLLHLAVMLHLRKDLQDEARRLYDKARDISNLAEKLGCNAVQLSIAWSLKHEPVQCLLLGATSPEQLHQSLQALQLLPRLSTGVMLEIERILENKPVRPPPISTLALR
- the LOC120956060 gene encoding voltage-gated potassium channel subunit beta-3 isoform X4 yields the protein MRASSFLGKLRSQETFRWSVGGSGLLENFSRLFWPETKLLNIKLAHQFWFSFPPPGASGGSSSRQADEEKAKERQKNDSADREQHHKQQKLDAANCKREAREIRQLDNELLNQRRAQERERQAQLGSERQAAALATGTTATVPVGTTSPPPLSTGSGDRTFRQAEPFYAEGSISTTPGRTPPNTIAEEKSPVLLAGVKTPLLEDTSFGGTNTTLMETLQTSAAAVTPKEEEQRSAAGVLAAALQKVPQEKGLPETSHLQDFPKGRQDSTESEISTIYSQSQSDACHKMMCRAPIASLDCMEEFSGTTAQLDFGRSTSLGSNPAIQIRSNATTTPGLRYKNLGKSGLRVSNVGLGTWPIFSPGVSEEQAEAILRLAVDSGINLFDLSEAHSGTRAEIELGKIIQKAGWKRTSFVITTKIYWSTKSEERGLSRKHIIESVQASLQRLQLPYIDVILVHKADSMCPMEEIVRAMNYVISQGWSMYWGTARWSPVEIMEAYTNCRQFNCVTPIVEQSEYHMFCREKAELYLPEMYNKIGVGFMAWGPLSMYLGDAQNGEKLWIPKGSLKSKSQSYSWIEDEDLQDEARRLYDKARDISNLAEKLGCNAVQLSIAWSLKHEPVQCLLLGATSPEQLHQSLQALQLLPRLSTGVMLEIERILENKPVRPPPISTLALR
- the LOC120956060 gene encoding uncharacterized protein LOC120956060 isoform X5 — translated: MRASSFLGKLRSQETFRWSVGGSGLLENFSRLFWPETKLLNIKLAHQFWFSFPPPGASGGSSSRQADEEKAKERQKNDSADREQHHKQQKLDAANCKREAREIRQLDNELLNQRRAQERERQAQLGSERQAAALATGTTATVPVGTTSPPPLSTGSGDRTFRQAEPFYAEGSISTTPGRTPPNTIAEEKSPVLLAGVKTPLLEDTSFGGTNTTLMETLQTSAAAVTPKEEEQRSAAGVLAAALQKVPQEKGLPETSHLQDFPKGRQDSTESEISTIYSQSQSDACHKMMCRAPIASLDCMEEFSGTTAQLDFGRSTSLGSNPAIQIRSNATTTPGLRYKNLGKSGLRVSNVGLGTWPIFSPGVSEEQAEAILRLAVDSGINLFDLSEAHSGTRAEIELGKIIQKAGWKRTSFVITTKIYWSTKSEERGLSRKHIIESVQASLQRLQLPYIDVILVHKADSMCPMEEIVRAMNYVISQGWSMYWGTARWSPVEIMEAYTNCRQFNCVTPIVEQSEYHMFCREKAELYLPEMYNKIGVGFMAWGPLSMYLGDAQNGEKLWIPKGSLKSKSQSYSWIEDEDEARRLYDKARDISNLAEKLGCNAVQLSIAWSLKHEPVQCLLLGATSPEQLHQSLQALQLLPRLSTGVMLEIERILENKPVRPPPISTLALR
- the LOC120956060 gene encoding uncharacterized protein LOC120956060 isoform X3; the encoded protein is MRASSFLGKLRSQETFRWSVGGSGLLENFSRLFWPETKLLNIKLAHQFWFSFPPPGASGGSSSRQADEEKAKERQKNDSADREQHHKQQKLDAANCKREAREIRQLDNELLNQRRAQERERQAQLGSERQAAALATGTTATVPVGTTSPPPLSTGSGDRTFRQAEPFYAEGSISTTPGRTPPNTIAEEKSPVLLAGVKTPLLEDTSFGGTNTTLMETLQTSAAAVTPKEEEQRSAAGVLAAALQKVPQEKGLPETSHLQDFPKGRQDSTESEISTIYSQSQSDACHKMMCRAPIASLDCMEEFSGTTAQLDFGRSTSLGSNPAIQIRSNATTTPGLRYKNLGKSGLRVSNVGLGTWPIFSPGVSEEQAEAILRLAVDSGINLFDLSEAHSGTRAEIELGKIIQKAGWKRTSFVITTKIYWSTKSEERGLSRKHIIESVQASLQRLQLPYIDVILVHKADSMCPMEEIVRAMNYVISQGWSMYWGTARWSPVEIMEAYTNCRQFNCVTPIVEQSEYHMFCREKAELYLPEMYNKIGVGFMAWGPLSMYLGDAQNGEKLWIPKGSLKSKSQSYSWIEDEVNKEDEARRLYDKARDISNLAEKLGCNAVQLSIAWSLKHEPVQCLLLGATSPEQLHQSLQALQLLPRLSTGVMLEIERILENKPVRPPPISTLALR
- the LOC120956060 gene encoding voltage-gated potassium channel subunit beta-2 isoform X6; protein product: MSIVLCNVASKTNNDNNVNNDNISEDSNPVTIYRCRAPIASLDCMEEFSGTTAQLDFGRSTSLGSNPAIQIRSNATTTPGLRYKNLGKSGLRVSNVGLGTWPIFSPGVSEEQAEAILRLAVDSGINLFDLSEAHSGTRAEIELGKIIQKAGWKRTSFVITTKIYWSTKSEERGLSRKHIIESVQASLQRLQLPYIDVILVHKADSMCPMEEIVRAMNYVISQGWSMYWGTARWSPVEIMEAYTNCRQFNCVTPIVEQSEYHMFCREKAELYLPEMYNKIGVGFMAWGPLSMYLGDAQNGEKLWIPKGSLKSKSQSYSWIEDEVNKEVSERSATRPHCSVHICVLFFLFLLHLAVMLHLRKDLQDEARRLYDKARDISNLAEKLGCNAVQLSIAWSLKHEPVQCLLLGATSPEQLHQSLQALQLLPRLSTGVMLEIERILENKPVRPPPISTLALR